The stretch of DNA ataccgGCAACGAACGCTAGATAGATGTtaacagagagaggaaaatgataatgataatgatataGAAGATATAGCTGTATAGGGTGTATCCGTCATCTGTCGAATGCACGCAATTTAACTGtgataatttttatttttctgttttgcccGGGTGCAAAGAAATGATCTAGACAAATACGCGTTGGAGTTTTATATTGGAAGATACTTAGATACTATATTTATGCAATAGTTAAGTGCCCTTACCCAACCCCAAGCCCCTGCTGAACTTCCCACACTCCCCTCCCGACCCCCTGACAAGCGGAATATTTAATTCTAAAAATCACTTAGTATTAATTTTTGAGGtgaagaaaagagaagaaaaagagaaaggagTAAGAGATCCTTTTGATGCGAATTTTATCTGAATGCATTTTCTAGCAAGTCTTTAAATCttaatcaaaaattaaaagaaaactaaataaaaatgtaataaaaacttgaaaaaacaatttattaattatgctATATAACAAAATGGGGGTTCAACAATATTTTCTATGCATTTTCGTGGTTGCGGATGAGagtttttttcatatttaacaaatttcataaataattcGATGCATTaacaatacaattttttgttttaaataatttctatACAAgagattttgtttctttggaAGAAAAATTTGTGGTAACTAGAATTTGGGTTTGTTTCACTTTGGCGTAGATTTTCATAATTTCCTCCCCATCCATTCCTTCCCTTAGTTGGAGGACTTCATGAGGGTCTTCATCTCTTGGCGCACACAGAACCTGAAGGCATCCCAGCCCTCGGACTTGGCCACGGACTGTAAGGAAGGTTTATTTGGAGGATTAGTTAAAGACCAGGCGGAAGGCAGCTCACAaacgaaaagtgaaaattggGGGAGAGACACAAGTGATTGGAGGAGGCAGAACAGAAAAAAGTGAACAGCAAAGTGAAAATTGTGGGTTCGACGGCACCCACTGACCTCCTCTGGGGCACCCTGGGGCTCGAGCGAATCAAGGGGTACCGCTAAACGTTCGTCTAGATCTGGAACATCCTCTTGCTgaggaaaagaaaatataagcAGCTAAAACGTGGAAAACTGTGACGTAAAATGGTCGCAAATGAATGTAAATGTGGGAAATCTTAATTTAATTggttaaaacaaatataaaactataacaaattaacaattttACAATGTTCCttacatttttcaaatgtttttgaaggaataaaaatcaaatttcttgTGCTCATCAGGGTTTAATGATTGTATGGCCAATTTGAgtgtaaaattaatattaaagataaaataaaatgtgcctTTGTTAagagaaattataaattagcTAAGAAAAAACATTAAGCTTAGAGctaaaataaaaacgattACAGtcgaaaacgaaagcaaacacaaaaacaaatgagtAACAATGAGATTAGAGAGCTGCAGGACATTCGAGTgtaatgcaaacaaaacaactaaaaCGAGTGATTTAATTAAGCTTATTTAGTGCCACAGCGCATCGCTGTCAATGAAGTAGTCCAAGTGCCTGCAGACGCGATGTCGCCAGGCCACAAATATGGGATAATCGGGCTCGTCATAGGCATCCAGAGCCTCGTTGTAATCAAAGAAACGACCACTTACTTTGAAGCCGCGATGCAGGCGATCCTTCATGATGGCAATAAACTCCTTGTAGGACAACAGACCATCGCCATCGGCATCGAATATGGCAAAGACAGTGTCAATCAAATGCTGACTGAGGCTATAGCCCGTGCAGATCTTGACAGCGCGCGAGAATTCTTCTACAAATATGAGGAAGAAAATGAGTTTCCGTAGAGAGTAAGGAGTAGTTCTACCCACCCTTTGATATGGCCCTATCTGCCAGTGTATACATCCGCATGGCAATTGTAAAATCATCCAAATTGTTGAGAAAATGACAAAAGTCACGAAAATCATGAAAGGTTATGCCCTTTTCATCCTTCACCCGCTCCAGCAGTCGCTCCAGAAAGACATCGTACTCATCGGTGGCCAGATACGTGTAACGCAACAGAATCTTGGCAAAGTCCAGCTCACTGATGATGCTGTTGCCCTTGGAGAACTCATggaactccagctccagcacctcTGTCTGCAGATTGTCCATGAAGCGATAGAAATTGTCATAGTTGATGACGCCAGTGCCGCGTTTGCCAAAGAAGTGCAGCTGCAAGGTGGTGGGCACCACATGACGACGTTGCAGTCCCTCGCCATCGTTCACATAGTCCTTCTGGGAATTTTTAAAGGTAGTGGGATTAGTCAAATTGGTAGTTGGTAGCTGGAAGCTGCTAGTTAGTCACACTTTGGGGAGGGGTTATCATGCTGTTGGGTTTTACCTCAATGGGGGGCACTTCATGCTCGAGCTCCTGGGACTCTTGCTCGCCGTGCTTCTCCTTCCAAGCGCCGCTGAAAATGCGCTCCATCTGGGTATATTGAATGTACATGCCGGCGGATAGAGCAGGAATTTGTGGATTTGCgggtttgtgtttggttttagACAGAGAAGAAAAGTTAGGGAGGTTTTAGTGaggattttggtttttttggtgGGAGCTTGGTTTGTCGTTTGTGGGGGGCATCAAAAACGATAAGCGCAGAAGaacaaaagtaacaaaaagtAACTTTAAACAGCAatacaaaagatacaaaagatGTActtaaagcaaaaacaaatatacatttagAAATATGATCTATAACGTAACGtaacataaacaaaacgaaacgtaGCACAACGTAAGCATACATGGGACTTGTGCGATTTTGTGGCCTTTGTTTTGAGccttctttttgctctttgcagCGAAGCCAACATAACTTGTATacgatttttatttgatttaattctCCCACTTACAAGACCCTTCTTAGCCATGGGCATGCGGCTATTCTGCATGTCTCTTTGCTCATCATAGGACACTAAACGCGATAGCTAACATACGAGTGGGGGATACGTGAGGGttttaacaaataaaacaaattgtacattaaacataaatataagtGTAGAAGAATCAATAGAAATCATAGCTTAATTGATAGGTTTTTGGTGTGCCCGTTAAGTGCAGCTTACTTCCATTGCCCTTAGGCTGGCTTAAACGAATtatcatttttaaattaaattgtagaCTTAacttaaatcaaataaaaggaaaaataatgCTTACAATTCGCTTGGTTTGGGGATCAACATTTTGATTCTCTTTAAAGGCGCCCGCCAAAATGGAAACTATCTAATGAATAAAATTtgtaatataaattataaataaatcatacGAAAAGCCAATACGAAGAAGCCATAAATGTGGCGGCAcctagaagcagcagcaccactatTTACCACTAGAAATTCGTCTTTGTCCACGCGCTGATTGCCGTCCGTGTCGAACATGTTGAAGGCAATGCGAAAACCAGATTTGGGTTCTgtaaaattatggaaaaaggCTTAATTTGGGGTTACTTTTGAGGTTTAATCAGGAAACTACTTACTTGTGAGAATGGAGAGCAAGAACAGGTATTCCGTGTAGGAGACAATGCCTGCAATTTAAGAGGAAAGTTTATTACGGAAATAAACCATGAATGCAACTATAAACGCAGCGTTTAAGAGCTTAGAGAAAGATGTAGTTAAAACCCATGTGACTATAATCGAAAGATTCCTTAAAGCTTGGGTATTTATATGATTTGTTGGTTATCTGGTTATCTCATACGATCGAGACTTTAAAGCTGCCAATAGT from Drosophila subobscura isolate 14011-0131.10 chromosome O, UCBerk_Dsub_1.0, whole genome shotgun sequence encodes:
- the LOC117898503 gene encoding calcium uptake protein 3, mitochondrial isoform X2 produces the protein MANLVARLTVKTGALITQRTSVGVAVCRYAKYSSGPANPGGFSKKTRRLFSLLGGSAISVAAVIAIIKLRALDNPVNAVSLKKRMRDDSELENVKLTARERRFIKFASVEYDDQLYMTPQDFLESVVEQEPRPRLKRRQLSSDEVDKYKENTPALKKGSTRLFRNLRDKGIVSYTEYLFLLSILTKPKSGFRIAFNMFDTDGNQRVDKDEFLVIVSILAGAFKENQNVDPQTKRILSRLVSYDEQRDMQNSRMPMAKKGLMERIFSGAWKEKHGEQESQELEHEVPPIEDYVNDGEGLQRRHVVPTTLQLHFFGKRGTGVINYDNFYRFMDNLQTEVLELEFHEFSKGNSIISELDFAKILLRYTYLATDEYDVFLERLLERVKDEKGITFHDFRDFCHFLNNLDDFTIAMRMYTLADRAISKEEFSRAVKICTGYSLSQHLIDTVFAIFDADGDGLLSYKEFIAIMKDRLHRGFKQEDVPDLDERLAVPLDSLEPQGAPEESVAKSEGWDAFRFCVRQEMKTLMKSSN
- the LOC117898503 gene encoding calcium uptake protein 3, mitochondrial isoform X10; translation: MANLVARLTVKTGALITQRTSVGVAVCRYAKYSSGPANPGGFSKKTRRLFSLLGGSAISVAAVIAIIKLRALDNPVNAVSLKKRMRDDSELENVKLTARERRFIKFASVEYDDQLYMTPQDFLESVVEQEPRPRLKRRQLSSDEVDKYKENTPALKKGSTRLFRNLRDKGIVSYTEYLFLLSILTKPKSGFRIAFNMFDTDGNQRVDKDEFLVMERIFSGAWKEKHGEQESQELEHEVPPIEKDYVNDGEGLQRRHVVPTTLQLHFFGKRGTGVINYDNFYRFMDNLQTEVLELEFHEFSKGNSIISELDFAKILLRYTYLATDEYDVFLERLLERVKDEKGITFHDFRDFCHFLNNLDDFTIAMRMYTLADRAISKEEFSRAVKICTGYSLSQHLIDTVFAIFDADGDGLLSYKEFIAIMKDRLHRGFKQEDVPDLDERLAVPLDSLEPQGAPEESVAKSEGWDAFRFCVRQEMKTLMKSSN
- the LOC117898503 gene encoding calcium uptake protein 3, mitochondrial isoform X8, translating into MANLVARLTVKTGALITQRTSVGVAVCRYAKYSSGPANPGGFSKKTRRLFSLLGGSAISVAAVIAIIKLRALDNPVNAVSLKKRMRDDSELENVKLTARERRFIKFASVEYDDQLYMTPQDFLESVVEQEPRPRLKRRQLSSDEVDKYKENTPALKKGSTRLFRNLRDKGIVSYTEYLFLLSILTKPKSGFRIAFNMFDTDGNQRVDKDEFLVIVSILAGAFKENQNVDPQTKRILSRLVSYDEQRDMQNSRMPMAKKGLKDYVNDGEGLQRRHVVPTTLQLHFFGKRGTGVINYDNFYRFMDNLQTEVLELEFHEFSKGNSIISELDFAKILLRYTYLATDEYDVFLERLLERVKDEKGITFHDFRDFCHFLNNLDDFTIAMRMYTLADRAISKEEFSRAVKICTGYSLSQHLIDTVFAIFDADGDGLLSYKEFIAIMKDRLHRGFKQEDVPDLDERLAVPLDSLEPQGAPEESVAKSEGWDAFRFCVRQEMKTLMKSSN
- the LOC117898503 gene encoding calcium uptake protein 3, mitochondrial isoform X1, with translation MANLVARLTVKTGALITQRTSVGVAVCRYAKYSSGPANPGGFSKKTRRLFSLLGGSAISVAAVIAIIKLRALDNPVNAVSLKKRMRDDSELENVKLTARERRFIKFASVEYDDQLYMTPQDFLESVVEQEPRPRLKRRQLSSDEVDKYKENTPALKKGSTRLFRNLRDKGIVSYTEYLFLLSILTKPKSGFRIAFNMFDTDGNQRVDKDEFLVIVSILAGAFKENQNVDPQTKRILSRLVSYDEQRDMQNSRMPMAKKGLMERIFSGAWKEKHGEQESQELEHEVPPIEKDYVNDGEGLQRRHVVPTTLQLHFFGKRGTGVINYDNFYRFMDNLQTEVLELEFHEFSKGNSIISELDFAKILLRYTYLATDEYDVFLERLLERVKDEKGITFHDFRDFCHFLNNLDDFTIAMRMYTLADRAISKEEFSRAVKICTGYSLSQHLIDTVFAIFDADGDGLLSYKEFIAIMKDRLHRGFKQEDVPDLDERLAVPLDSLEPQGAPEESVAKSEGWDAFRFCVRQEMKTLMKSSN
- the LOC117898503 gene encoding calcium uptake protein 3, mitochondrial isoform X7; the encoded protein is MANLVARLTVKTGALITQRTSVGVAVCRYAKYSSGPANPGGFSKKTRRLFSLLGGSAISVAAVIAIIKLRALDNPVNAVSLKKRMRDDSELENVKLTARERRFIKFASVEYDDQLYMTPQDFLESVVEQEPRPRLKRRQLSSDEVDKYKENTPALKKGSTRLFRNLRDKGIVSYTEYLFLLSILTKPKSGFRIAFNMFDTDGNQRVDKDEFLVIVSILAGAFKENQNVDPQTKRILSRLVSYDEQRDMQNSRMPMAKKGLMERIFSGAWKEKHGEQESQELEHEVPPIEDYVNDGEGLQRRHVVPTTLQLHFFGKRGTGVINYDNFYRFMDNLQTEVLELEFHEFSKGNSIISELDFAKILLRYTYLATDEYDVFLERLLERVKDEKGITFHDFRDFCHFLNNLDDFTIAMRMYTLADRAISKEEFSRAVKICTGYSLSQHLIDTVFAIFDADGDGLLSYKEFIAIMKDRLHRGFKSVAKSEGWDAFRFCVRQEMKTLMKSSN
- the LOC117898503 gene encoding calcium uptake protein 3, mitochondrial isoform X11, yielding MANLVARLTVKTGALITQRTSVGVAVCRYAKYSSGPANPGGFSKKTRRLFSLLGGSAISVAAVIAIIKLRALDNPVNAVSLKKRMRDDSELENVKLTARERRFIKFASVEYDDQLYMTPQDFLESVVEQEPRPRLKRRQLSSDEVDKYKENTPALKKGSTRLFRNLRDKGIVSYTEYLFLLSILTKPKSGFRIAFNMFDTDGNQRVDKDEFLVIVSILAGAFKENQNVDPQTKRIMERIFSGAWKEKHGEQESQELEHEVPPIEDYVNDGEGLQRRHVVPTTLQLHFFGKRGTGVINYDNFYRFMDNLQTEVLELEFHEFSKGNSIISELDFAKILLRYTYLATDEYDVFLERLLERVKDEKGITFHDFRDFCHFLNNLDDFTIAMRMYTLADRAISKEEFSRAVKICTGYSLSQHLIDTVFAIFDADGDGLLSYKEFIAIMKDRLHRGFKSVAKSEGWDAFRFCVRQEMKTLMKSSN
- the LOC117898503 gene encoding calcium uptake protein 3, mitochondrial isoform X5, with the translated sequence MANLVARLTVKTGALITQRTSVGVAVCRYAKYSSGPANPGGFSKKTRRLFSLLGGSAISVAAVIAIIKLRALDNPVNAVSLKKRMRDDSELENVKLTARERRFIKFASVEYDDQLYMTPQDFLESVVEQEPRPRLKRRQLSSDEVDKYKENTPALKKGSTRLFRNLRDKGIVSYTEYLFLLSILTKPKSGFRIAFNMFDTDGNQRVDKDEFLVIVSILAGAFKENQNVDPQTKRILSRLVSYDEQRDMQNSRMPMAKKGLMERIFSGAWKEKHGEQESQELEHEVPPIEKDYVNDGEGLQRRHVVPTTLQLHFFGKRGTGVINYDNFYRFMDNLQTEVLELEFHEFSKGNSIISELDFAKILLRYTYLATDEYDVFLERLLERVKDEKGITFHDFRDFCHFLNNLDDFTIAMRMYTLADRAISKEEFSRAVKICTGYSLSQHLIDTVFAIFDADGDGLLSYKEFIAIMKDRLHRGFKSVAKSEGWDAFRFCVRQEMKTLMKSSN
- the LOC117898503 gene encoding calcium uptake protein 3, mitochondrial isoform X12; translation: MANLVARLTVKTGALITQRTSVGVAVCRYAKYSSGPANPGGFSKKTRRLFSLLGGSAISVAAVIAIIKLRALDNPVNAVSLKKRMRDDSELENVKLTARERRFIKFASVEYDDQLYMTPQDFLESVVEQEPRPRLKRRQLSSDEVDKYKENTPALKKGSTRLFRNLRDKGIVSYTEYLFLLSILTKPKSGFRIAFNMFDTDGNQRVDKDEFLVIVSILAGAFKENQNVDPQTKRIKDYVNDGEGLQRRHVVPTTLQLHFFGKRGTGVINYDNFYRFMDNLQTEVLELEFHEFSKGNSIISELDFAKILLRYTYLATDEYDVFLERLLERVKDEKGITFHDFRDFCHFLNNLDDFTIAMRMYTLADRAISKEEFSRAVKICTGYSLSQHLIDTVFAIFDADGDGLLSYKEFIAIMKDRLHRGFKQEDVPDLDERLAVPLDSLEPQGAPEESVAKSEGWDAFRFCVRQEMKTLMKSSN
- the LOC117898503 gene encoding calcium uptake protein 3, mitochondrial isoform X4, which translates into the protein MANLVARLTVKTGALITQRTSVGVAVCRYAKYSSGPANPGGFSKKTRRLFSLLGGSAISVAAVIAIIKLRALDNPVNAVSLKKRMRDDSELENVKLTARERRFIKFASVEYDDQLYMTPQDFLESVVEQEPRPRLKRRQLSSDEVDKYKENTPALKKGSTRLFRNLRDKGIVSYTEYLFLLSILTKPKSGFRIAFNMFDTDGNQRVDKDEFLVIVSILAGAFKENQNVDPQTKRIMERIFSGAWKEKHGEQESQELEHEVPPIEKDYVNDGEGLQRRHVVPTTLQLHFFGKRGTGVINYDNFYRFMDNLQTEVLELEFHEFSKGNSIISELDFAKILLRYTYLATDEYDVFLERLLERVKDEKGITFHDFRDFCHFLNNLDDFTIAMRMYTLADRAISKEEFSRAVKICTGYSLSQHLIDTVFAIFDADGDGLLSYKEFIAIMKDRLHRGFKQEDVPDLDERLAVPLDSLEPQGAPEESVAKSEGWDAFRFCVRQEMKTLMKSSN
- the LOC117898503 gene encoding calcium uptake protein 3, mitochondrial isoform X6 gives rise to the protein MANLVARLTVKTGALITQRTSVGVAVCRYAKYSSGPANPGGFSKKTRRLFSLLGGSAISVAAVIAIIKLRALDNPVNAVSLKKRMRDDSELENVKLTARERRFIKFASVEYDDQLYMTPQDFLESVVEQEPRPRLKRRQLSSDEVDKYKENTPALKKGSTRLFRNLRDKGIVSYTEYLFLLSILTKPKSGFRIAFNMFDTDGNQRVDKDEFLVIVSILAGAFKENQNVDPQTKRIMERIFSGAWKEKHGEQESQELEHEVPPIEDYVNDGEGLQRRHVVPTTLQLHFFGKRGTGVINYDNFYRFMDNLQTEVLELEFHEFSKGNSIISELDFAKILLRYTYLATDEYDVFLERLLERVKDEKGITFHDFRDFCHFLNNLDDFTIAMRMYTLADRAISKEEFSRAVKICTGYSLSQHLIDTVFAIFDADGDGLLSYKEFIAIMKDRLHRGFKQEDVPDLDERLAVPLDSLEPQGAPEESVAKSEGWDAFRFCVRQEMKTLMKSSN
- the LOC117898503 gene encoding calcium uptake protein 3, mitochondrial isoform X9, with the protein product MANLVARLTVKTGALITQRTSVGVAVCRYAKYSSGPANPGGFSKKTRRLFSLLGGSAISVAAVIAIIKLRALDNPVNAVSLKKRMRDDSELENVKLTARERRFIKFASVEYDDQLYMTPQDFLESVVEQEPRPRLKRRQLSSDEVDKYKENTPALKKGSTRLFRNLRDKGIVSYTEYLFLLSILTKPKSGFRIAFNMFDTDGNQRVDKDEFLVIVSILAGAFKENQNVDPQTKRIMERIFSGAWKEKHGEQESQELEHEVPPIEDYVNDGEGLQRRHVVPTTLQLHFFGKRGTGVINYDNFYRFMDNLQTEVLELEFHEFSKGNSIISELDFAKILLRYTYLATDEYDVFLERLLERVKDEKGITFHDFRDFCHFLNNLDDFTIAMRMYTLADRAISKEEFSRAVKICTGYSLSQHLIDTVFAIFDADGDGLLSYKEFIAIMKDRLHRGFKVSGRFFDYNEALDAYDEPDYPIFVAWRHRVCRHLDYFIDSDALWH
- the LOC117898503 gene encoding calcium uptake protein 3, mitochondrial isoform X3 gives rise to the protein MANLVARLTVKTGALITQRTSVGVAVCRYAKYSSGPANPGGFSKKTRRLFSLLGGSAISVAAVIAIIKLRALDNPVNAVSLKKRMRDDSELENVKLTARERRFIKFASVEYDDQLYMTPQDFLESVVEQEPRPRLKRRQLSSDEVDKYKENTPALKKGSTRLFRNLRDKGIVSYTEYLFLLSILTKPKSGFRIAFNMFDTDGNQRVDKDEFLVIVSILAGAFKENQNVDPQTKRILSRLVSYDEQRDMQNSRMPMAKKGLMERIFSGAWKEKHGEQESQELEHEVPPIEKDYVNDGEGLQRRHVVPTTLQLHFFGKRGTGVINYDNFYRFMDNLQTEVLELEFHEFSKGNSIISELDFAKILLRYTYLATDEYDVFLERLLERVKDEKGITFHDFRDFCHFLNNLDDFTIAMRMYTLADRAISKEEFSRAVKICTGYSLSQHLIDTVFAIFDADGDGLLSYKEFIAIMKDRLHRGFKVSGRFFDYNEALDAYDEPDYPIFVAWRHRVCRHLDYFIDSDALWH